The bacterium genome includes a region encoding these proteins:
- the rsgA gene encoding ribosome small subunit-dependent GTPase A produces MSDNNWAQKYLDELNDKLKISQNSGQQKKPEPPKNQSDAVHLKNVQVNNAQPNKIQPKNVQAQTNHQNHDRFKNRKFKKDKSKGSDQNRNKSSEFKHQKNSDAGKNQSASRPLQSHVQPQATFKVKTLNGFVSSIEKSEYTVTAENKDYLCAVQESVQRQGPIYIGDRVRITLRADGRGLIDKYEPRQNYAAGPSSKGRESIQAANVNQIFLVTSVKEPVLRTDWLDTHLAVCEKRGFKPVICCSKIDLAEDNMFLEQMDVYKRMGYRIVYTSSALESSLQEIRMMLKNKTTVFTGHTGVGKTTLFQLLTRPQKTMIPSEPEDFKAISDDDYVETQKTVFSKIDGGGFVIDTPGVREYEPGGIAPKDLKKYFRDFRNYNLQCASLECNHIDEAGCKVIDAVKNGDISEDRYQNYLRIIENITA; encoded by the coding sequence ATGTCCGATAATAACTGGGCACAAAAGTATCTTGATGAACTGAACGATAAACTGAAAATTTCACAGAATTCAGGCCAACAAAAAAAGCCTGAGCCGCCGAAAAATCAGTCCGATGCCGTTCACTTAAAAAATGTTCAGGTCAATAACGCCCAACCAAATAAAATTCAACCTAAAAACGTACAGGCCCAAACAAATCATCAGAACCATGACCGGTTTAAAAATCGAAAATTTAAAAAAGATAAATCAAAAGGGTCTGATCAAAACAGGAACAAGAGTTCCGAGTTTAAGCATCAAAAAAATTCTGACGCCGGAAAAAACCAATCGGCGTCCAGACCCTTACAATCTCATGTGCAGCCGCAGGCGACATTCAAAGTAAAAACGCTGAATGGTTTTGTTTCGTCAATCGAGAAATCAGAATATACTGTGACCGCAGAAAATAAAGATTATCTTTGCGCTGTGCAGGAATCTGTCCAGCGACAAGGCCCTATATATATCGGTGACCGCGTGCGAATTACCCTTCGTGCAGATGGCAGGGGATTGATCGATAAATATGAACCGCGGCAAAATTATGCAGCCGGTCCGTCGTCTAAAGGCCGGGAATCAATTCAGGCCGCCAATGTAAATCAGATATTTCTAGTTACCTCCGTGAAAGAACCGGTTCTGAGAACCGATTGGCTTGACACCCACTTAGCGGTATGTGAAAAAAGAGGATTCAAGCCTGTTATCTGTTGTTCCAAAATTGATCTGGCGGAGGACAATATGTTTCTCGAGCAAATGGATGTGTATAAACGAATGGGTTATCGTATCGTATATACTTCATCGGCTTTAGAATCAAGCCTTCAGGAAATCCGGATGATGTTAAAAAACAAGACGACTGTTTTCACCGGCCACACCGGCGTAGGGAAAACGACGCTGTTTCAATTACTGACCCGGCCGCAAAAAACGATGATTCCATCGGAGCCGGAAGACTTCAAGGCCATTTCCGATGATGATTATGTTGAAACGCAAAAAACTGTCTTCAGTAAAATAGACGGCGGCGGATTTGTAATCGACACTCCCGGCGTAAGAGAATATGAACCGGGCGGTATTGCGCCGAAGGACCTGAAAAAATATTTTAGGGATTTTAGGAATTATAACCTGCAGTGTGCTTCTTTGGAATGCAATCATATCGATGAAGCCGGATGTAAAGTTATCGACGCAGTTAAAAATGGGGATATATCAGAAGACCGTTATCAAAATTACCTGCGAATTATAGAAAATATTACTGCTTGA
- a CDS encoding polymer-forming cytoskeletal protein — protein MAKENEIQSGTNLNLIGRGTVIVGSITASSSIRIEGEIKGKVVCHDLVTVGSSGNVDGDIDAKNIVIGGRVSGNISAQDKLVMEAKSGVMGDLRARRLVVDEGASFDGKCSMKAVKEKPLIITDNPATGEMKIVKG, from the coding sequence ATGGCAAAAGAAAATGAAATTCAATCGGGCACAAATCTGAATTTGATCGGACGCGGAACGGTAATCGTCGGCTCGATCACGGCATCCTCGAGTATTCGAATTGAAGGAGAGATCAAAGGAAAAGTCGTGTGCCACGATCTCGTGACGGTCGGATCCTCCGGAAATGTTGATGGTGATATTGATGCGAAAAATATCGTGATCGGCGGAAGAGTCAGCGGGAATATCTCGGCGCAGGATAAACTGGTGATGGAAGCTAAGTCCGGCGTTATGGGTGATCTTCGCGCGCGACGGCTCGTGGTTGATGAAGGCGCGAGCTTTGACGGTAAATGCTCAATGAAAGCAGTGAAAGAAAAACCGCTGATCATTACGGATAACCCGGCAACGGGTGAAATGAAGATCGTAAAAGGTTAG
- a CDS encoding HIT domain-containing protein, producing the protein MRYIKAADKSEGEGCIFCFKPQDDTDKENLILFRSTHNFVMMNLYPYNNGHLMVVPYQHAPDLNSLPPETLLDFMQTTQKSITALRECMKPEGFNLGVNLGRTAGAGIDDHVHMHIVPRWNGDTNFMPVIGDVKVMPEYISATYDRLFTEFEKLK; encoded by the coding sequence ATGCGTTACATTAAGGCGGCGGATAAAAGCGAAGGCGAGGGCTGTATTTTCTGTTTCAAGCCGCAAGACGATACAGATAAAGAAAATTTGATTCTTTTTCGGTCTACGCATAATTTTGTCATGATGAATTTGTATCCTTACAACAACGGCCATCTTATGGTGGTGCCCTATCAGCATGCGCCCGATCTCAATTCACTGCCTCCGGAGACGTTGCTGGATTTTATGCAGACCACGCAAAAAAGTATTACCGCTCTGCGTGAATGTATGAAACCGGAAGGATTTAATTTAGGCGTGAATCTTGGCCGCACGGCCGGCGCCGGCATCGATGATCATGTGCATATGCATATCGTGCCTCGCTGGAATGGGGACACTAATTTTATGCCGGTGATCGGAGACGTTAAAGTCATGCCGGAATATATTTCTGCAACGTACGACCGGCTGTTTACCGAATTTGAAAAATTGAAATAA
- a CDS encoding TldD/PmbA family protein encodes MRRPLSKLPANYRKYYCLSDYLSLAEKVLRWSRIRGAGHAEVYIENGEEFSVHVRNDSIESLKQSSFKGLGLRVFLGNKTGFSFTTDFSKPALESTIDSACSLADLSDADENNVLPRAVLSPCDDLELFDPHVQDMSPDQKILLAKSLEQKVYENDARITHTEGAGFTNTTSSIHVLNSKGSSGSYSMTLSRISVSPVAAWGGVRTNETWYSYSRFFDKLDSTDKIAAIAVERTVRLLGARKIQTTQADVIFEPPCGVTFLSSFFSLINGDNVNRELSFLKDEIEKQIAPDFLTIIDDGSLRGKLGSRPFDGEGVPTSRQVIVENGVLKKFMYDTKAALRAGTESTGHAHRRYDSEITIGVNNLFIEKGTQTPEEIIQKTGRGLLITKLMGFGFDPVSGVFSYGASGLWIDNGSPVYPVHEVVVASNMKDMLKNIMSVGNDLEFRGPMACPTLKIADMTISGN; translated from the coding sequence ATCAGAAGACCGTTATCAAAATTACCTGCGAATTATAGAAAATATTACTGCTTGAGTGATTATTTATCTCTAGCCGAAAAAGTCTTGCGATGGTCCCGGATACGTGGCGCCGGCCACGCCGAAGTGTATATTGAAAACGGCGAAGAGTTCTCAGTTCATGTCCGCAACGACTCAATTGAAAGCCTGAAACAATCCTCTTTCAAAGGGCTAGGATTGCGAGTGTTTCTCGGAAACAAGACCGGATTTTCATTTACAACCGATTTCTCAAAACCCGCCCTTGAATCCACCATAGACTCCGCTTGCTCATTGGCTGATTTGTCCGATGCAGATGAAAATAACGTTCTGCCGCGCGCGGTTCTGTCCCCATGCGACGACCTTGAACTTTTTGATCCTCATGTGCAGGATATGAGCCCTGATCAAAAGATTTTATTGGCAAAATCGCTTGAACAAAAAGTGTATGAGAATGATGCTCGGATCACACACACCGAGGGAGCCGGTTTTACTAACACGACTTCATCTATTCACGTTCTTAATTCAAAAGGTAGTTCAGGTTCGTATTCCATGACGTTGTCGCGGATATCGGTTTCGCCGGTAGCAGCCTGGGGCGGCGTTCGGACAAACGAAACCTGGTATAGTTATAGTCGATTTTTCGATAAACTGGATTCTACGGATAAAATAGCCGCCATAGCGGTAGAGCGAACCGTCCGATTATTAGGCGCAAGAAAAATTCAAACTACCCAAGCCGACGTAATTTTTGAACCGCCCTGCGGGGTTACATTTCTATCGTCTTTTTTTTCATTGATAAATGGCGATAACGTCAACCGTGAATTATCATTTTTGAAAGATGAGATAGAAAAACAAATCGCTCCGGATTTTTTAACTATCATTGATGACGGATCGTTACGAGGCAAGCTCGGCTCACGACCCTTCGACGGGGAAGGGGTCCCTACCTCACGACAGGTAATTGTGGAAAATGGCGTATTAAAGAAATTCATGTATGATACGAAAGCTGCGCTGAGAGCCGGTACAGAGTCAACAGGGCATGCCCATCGAAGGTATGATTCGGAGATCACGATCGGAGTAAATAATTTATTTATTGAAAAAGGCACTCAAACGCCCGAAGAAATTATTCAAAAAACCGGACGAGGCTTGTTAATTACAAAACTCATGGGATTCGGATTTGATCCGGTCAGCGGAGTTTTTTCATACGGAGCGTCAGGGCTGTGGATTGATAATGGATCACCGGTATACCCGGTTCATGAAGTCGTGGTGGCGTCTAACATGAAAGATATGCTGAAAAATATTATGTCAGTTGGAAATGATCTGGAGTTTCGCGGTCCTATGGCATGTCCAACCTTGAAGATCGCAGACATGACGATCAGTGGAAATTAA
- a CDS encoding M23 family metallopeptidase, with product MQSAKKTSNKYITLLVMFDASSDPKSFRIRMSRLKLLAGFLAIALLFFTGSLIYYYAYSYKIFYYDDLQKKYDQLVVDNKRIKLIERQYRLVKQENEKIRMVFGLLGNVQDSVGNGPGRTTVANEKNLDLYSYADDNLSRSQIKGMDQERAIPSDYLMYTKIIPSLMPVNSRFISQGFSKGNKMNDLFGNSSHLGYDIVAEEGAPVKAASDGWVVMADWLSDYGNTVILYHGFGFFSIYKHAQYLLCREGGFVKGGDIIATVGKTGQLATGTHLHFEIWKDGIPQDPAEYIPQFQDILKVSTVRH from the coding sequence TTGCAGAGCGCAAAAAAAACCTCTAATAAATACATCACACTTCTGGTGATGTTCGATGCCAGCTCTGATCCTAAAAGCTTTCGCATTCGAATGAGTCGGCTAAAGCTTTTAGCCGGTTTTTTAGCGATAGCGTTGCTCTTTTTCACAGGCTCTTTAATTTACTATTATGCATATTCTTATAAAATTTTTTATTACGACGACCTTCAGAAGAAGTATGATCAGCTAGTAGTTGATAATAAACGCATCAAGCTGATTGAAAGACAATACCGACTAGTCAAGCAGGAAAACGAGAAGATTCGAATGGTGTTCGGTCTTTTGGGCAACGTACAGGACTCTGTGGGTAACGGTCCTGGCAGAACAACGGTTGCCAACGAGAAAAATTTAGATCTGTATTCCTATGCTGACGACAATTTGTCCAGGAGCCAGATAAAGGGGATGGACCAGGAAAGGGCGATTCCTTCCGATTATTTAATGTATACGAAGATCATTCCTTCGCTTATGCCGGTCAACAGCCGTTTCATATCGCAGGGATTTTCTAAAGGGAATAAGATGAATGATTTATTTGGAAATAGCTCTCATTTAGGATACGACATCGTTGCGGAGGAAGGCGCGCCCGTTAAGGCCGCATCCGACGGATGGGTGGTCATGGCGGATTGGCTGAGCGACTATGGCAACACGGTCATTTTGTATCACGGTTTTGGTTTTTTTTCGATCTATAAACATGCTCAGTATTTATTGTGTCGCGAGGGCGGATTTGTAAAAGGCGGCGATATTATTGCGACCGTAGGAAAAACAGGGCAACTCGCGACGGGAACTCATCTACATTTTGAAATATGGAAAGACGGAATACCGCAGGACCCGGCAGAGTATATTCCGCAATTTCAGGATATTCTTAAGGTCTCAACCGTTCGTCACTAA
- a CDS encoding amidohydrolase, giving the protein MVKVIDIHIHIQPWWQLKPAILERMALGKENFDFLMDLMKSPAKLIELMDRAGIEKVGLINYVSPDLMGFDDSSNDFSAQYQSFAPDRFIAFGSVHPRFTKDADADIHRLIHELGIRAIKVHPPHQLFYPNDYLNGMKNLEIVYRRCEEWGIPVMVHTGTSFFSGARIKYGDPISLDDVALDFPKLKIIMAHGGRPIWMDTAFYLIRRHKNMYMDISSIPPKKLLSDYFPRLEAIADKVLFGTDWPGPQVEDMRKNADEFLSLPLEEETKLKIVRENALKLFSV; this is encoded by the coding sequence ATGGTCAAAGTTATCGACATCCATATTCATATTCAACCCTGGTGGCAGCTGAAGCCTGCAATTCTGGAACGTATGGCATTGGGGAAAGAAAATTTTGATTTTCTTATGGACCTGATGAAAAGCCCGGCAAAGTTGATCGAATTAATGGATCGTGCAGGAATCGAGAAAGTCGGATTGATCAATTATGTCAGCCCTGATCTGATGGGTTTCGATGACAGCTCTAACGATTTCTCCGCTCAATATCAGAGTTTCGCACCCGATCGGTTTATTGCGTTTGGCTCCGTTCATCCTCGCTTTACAAAAGACGCTGACGCAGATATACATCGTCTGATTCATGAACTCGGTATACGGGCTATTAAAGTTCACCCGCCGCACCAGCTTTTTTATCCAAACGACTATCTGAACGGAATGAAGAATCTGGAAATCGTTTACCGGCGATGCGAAGAGTGGGGTATTCCGGTAATGGTTCATACAGGCACATCTTTTTTTTCTGGCGCGCGAATCAAATACGGCGATCCGATTTCTCTCGATGACGTCGCACTCGATTTTCCGAAACTGAAGATCATTATGGCACACGGCGGACGTCCCATATGGATGGACACGGCTTTTTATCTGATTCGGAGGCATAAAAACATGTATATGGATATTTCATCTATTCCGCCGAAAAAACTGTTAAGTGATTATTTTCCGCGGCTGGAGGCAATTGCAGATAAAGTGTTATTCGGAACGGATTGGCCCGGGCCGCAAGTGGAGGACATGAGAAAAAATGCGGATGAGTTTTTGTCTTTGCCGTTAGAAGAAGAAACAAAACTAAAAATCGTTCGAGAAAACGCATTGAAATTATTTTCAGTGTGA
- the ppk1 gene encoding polyphosphate kinase 1 has product MKSLTSSRIVIASKSTDTIVEQILDKTDGEKETGLPSPKTFDKPENFNNRELSWLEFNRRVLEEAQDPTVPLLERIKFLSIFSTNLDEFFMVRVAGVRRQIDANVLSKGPDGLLPREVMEAMSRRIHELTEIQHDYFFDTLLPLLNKENVFILKPDQLNNDQLIFADDYFKHTVMSILTPLAIDPSHPFPHLTNRTLCLIAEMRSLVESKLPKTNLAIIPISVSVIPRFVRLPSPEGSYQFIPLEDLIRVCIHELFKGYEVFNCYAIRVIRDSDLQYDEDPSEDLIKTISETLRNRRKGAAVRLQFERNISEPVLKNLIQELDVEPEDLYPTRGFISFSELMVIYSQLDIPHLKDPVFVPRLVSEFETGTDMFSVIRNSDVLIHHPYQSFNYVTRFLQEAAEDPHVLAIKMTLYRIAANSPIAQALQLAAERGKQVAVLVELKARFDEEANIQWARKLEDAGAHVIYGMSGLKTHCKVCMIVRQEKNKIRRYCHLGTGNYNDRTSQIYGDMGLFTAHPRFGEDLSNLFNVLTGYSTPPKFHRIKIAPTELRETFISRIRREIANAREGKPALIIAKMNALVDKQIILELYRASQAGVSIKCIIRGICCLKPGVKGLSDNIEVISIIDRFLEHARIFYFQNNDQPEYFLASSDWMPRNLNQRIEVLFPIKEPKYQQYIWNILQIQLSDNVKARKFLSEGTTIRVKNDKKKNRSQIALYEMHGKLN; this is encoded by the coding sequence ATCAAATCATTAACCTCGAGCCGTATTGTGATTGCCTCCAAATCTACCGACACGATTGTCGAGCAAATTCTTGATAAAACAGACGGTGAAAAAGAAACCGGATTACCGAGCCCTAAGACTTTTGATAAGCCGGAGAATTTTAACAACCGCGAACTGAGTTGGCTCGAATTTAACCGGCGCGTACTCGAGGAGGCCCAAGACCCTACCGTACCGTTGCTGGAACGAATTAAATTTCTTTCCATTTTCAGCACTAATTTGGATGAATTCTTTATGGTGCGTGTGGCGGGCGTGCGGCGTCAGATTGATGCAAATGTGTTAAGCAAAGGCCCCGACGGTTTGCTCCCCCGGGAGGTCATGGAAGCTATGTCACGACGAATCCATGAACTGACGGAAATTCAACATGATTATTTTTTTGACACGTTGCTGCCATTGCTCAACAAAGAAAATGTATTTATTCTGAAGCCGGATCAGCTTAACAACGATCAATTGATTTTTGCAGACGATTATTTCAAACATACGGTAATGTCCATCCTGACGCCATTGGCTATCGATCCCAGTCATCCTTTTCCGCATCTGACCAACCGAACCCTGTGTCTCATTGCGGAAATGAGATCGTTAGTCGAGAGCAAGCTTCCAAAAACAAATTTAGCCATTATTCCAATTTCAGTTTCAGTTATTCCCCGGTTTGTGCGCCTGCCCTCGCCTGAAGGGTCTTATCAGTTCATCCCGCTTGAGGACCTGATACGGGTATGCATTCATGAATTATTCAAAGGCTACGAGGTATTCAACTGTTATGCGATTCGCGTGATACGTGATTCCGATCTGCAATATGACGAGGATCCATCCGAGGATCTTATCAAGACCATTTCCGAAACTCTTCGAAATCGCAGAAAAGGCGCCGCAGTTCGATTGCAGTTTGAAAGGAATATATCAGAACCGGTACTGAAAAACTTGATTCAGGAATTAGATGTAGAGCCAGAAGATCTGTATCCGACCCGTGGATTCATAAGTTTCTCCGAACTGATGGTTATCTACAGTCAACTCGATATTCCGCATCTCAAGGACCCCGTATTCGTTCCGCGATTGGTTTCGGAATTCGAAACCGGAACGGATATGTTCAGCGTGATCCGAAACAGCGACGTGCTCATTCACCATCCGTATCAAAGTTTTAATTACGTCACGCGTTTTTTGCAGGAAGCGGCTGAAGATCCTCATGTATTAGCGATCAAAATGACGTTATACCGTATCGCCGCTAATTCGCCGATTGCTCAAGCGCTTCAACTCGCCGCAGAACGAGGTAAACAAGTTGCCGTTCTAGTTGAACTAAAAGCGCGTTTCGATGAAGAAGCAAATATTCAATGGGCGCGTAAGCTCGAAGATGCCGGCGCGCATGTGATTTACGGGATGTCCGGCTTGAAAACGCACTGCAAAGTTTGCATGATTGTGCGCCAGGAAAAGAACAAGATCCGCCGATATTGTCATCTCGGAACCGGTAATTACAATGATCGTACGTCGCAGATTTACGGCGATATGGGGCTTTTCACGGCGCATCCACGGTTTGGCGAAGATTTGTCTAATTTATTTAACGTACTTACGGGTTATTCCACGCCTCCGAAATTTCACCGCATTAAGATTGCGCCTACGGAATTGCGTGAGACGTTTATCTCGCGTATTCGGCGCGAGATCGCTAATGCCAGGGAAGGGAAGCCGGCATTGATTATTGCCAAGATGAACGCGTTGGTGGACAAGCAGATCATTTTGGAGTTATACCGCGCAAGCCAGGCGGGCGTTTCGATTAAATGTATTATACGAGGCATTTGTTGTTTAAAACCGGGCGTGAAAGGGCTCAGCGACAATATCGAAGTCATCAGCATTATTGACCGGTTTTTGGAACATGCACGTATTTTCTATTTTCAGAATAATGACCAGCCGGAATATTTCCTTGCCAGTTCTGACTGGATGCCACGTAATCTGAATCAACGGATCGAAGTACTTTTCCCAATTAAAGAACCGAAGTACCAGCAGTACATCTGGAATATTCTGCAGATTCAGCTGTCCGATAATGTCAAAGCCAGAAAATTTCTGTCTGAAGGAACTACCATTCGGGTCAAAAACGATAAGAAAAAGAACCGCTCGCAGATTGCTTTATATGAAATGCACGGTAAACTCAATTAA
- a CDS encoding DUF3467 domain-containing protein, whose protein sequence is MAEEKKIQEIQINFPQEKQGGAYANNMVVAHSKEEFILDFMLVTPPTGTVNARVIMSPGHVKRVIAALVQNMRHYEEQFGKIEEASEPKNPFGFQA, encoded by the coding sequence ATGGCCGAAGAAAAAAAGATTCAGGAAATTCAAATTAATTTCCCGCAAGAGAAACAGGGAGGCGCTTATGCCAACAATATGGTCGTAGCGCATTCTAAAGAAGAATTCATACTCGATTTTATGTTGGTAACACCGCCGACCGGTACGGTCAACGCGAGAGTGATCATGAGCCCGGGACATGTAAAACGCGTGATAGCTGCACTGGTCCAGAACATGCGTCATTACGAAGAACAATTTGGAAAGATAGAGGAAGCGAGCGAGCCAAAAAATCCATTTGGATTTCAAGCGTAA
- the lysA gene encoding diaminopimelate decarboxylase produces the protein MLEYFKRNTSRLQIGGMDFEEMTRLYKTPLYVYDSEIIRAKFQRLREAMPPHVHIFYAMKSNPNLAVIRILAELGCGFDVASIGELTAIKKLAIDGARVVFTGPGKSDDEIVLAIQLGIYSFNCESENEIIRINSAAKKENKKIKIGLRVNTDYAIKESIKMIGGTQAKKFGIDENQIFDVIDRVRKLENVIVVGIHVFNAAQVLDYKQLAANTKNILRLACDIMDHKNLSLEYIDIGGGLGIPYAEGEKELDVIALGREFSDLHKEISSLSTVRWIVEPGRYLSGECGVLLTNVVDVKTSRGVRFVITDAGINNFLRPALIHQNHPVRVSNKFDHEPANIYRVEGPLCTSLDCIGMDVKLPDIEVGDTIAFFNAGAYGFSESMPYFLSHPIPAEVMIRDRKAVLVRRRIEPQEYIDHCII, from the coding sequence ATGCTGGAATATTTTAAACGCAATACATCACGGCTTCAGATCGGCGGAATGGATTTTGAAGAGATGACACGTCTATATAAGACGCCGCTGTACGTCTATGACTCGGAGATTATTCGTGCCAAATTTCAGCGATTGCGCGAAGCGATGCCACCGCATGTACACATTTTTTATGCAATGAAGAGCAATCCGAATTTAGCCGTTATCAGAATACTCGCCGAGCTCGGATGCGGGTTTGACGTGGCGTCTATAGGTGAATTGACAGCCATAAAAAAATTGGCCATCGATGGAGCGCGCGTTGTTTTTACCGGGCCGGGGAAATCCGACGATGAGATTGTATTGGCAATACAACTTGGAATTTACTCGTTTAACTGTGAATCAGAAAATGAGATAATTAGAATAAACTCCGCCGCAAAGAAAGAGAATAAGAAGATAAAGATCGGACTGCGCGTCAATACCGATTATGCGATTAAGGAATCTATCAAAATGATAGGCGGGACTCAGGCCAAAAAATTCGGGATTGACGAGAACCAGATTTTCGACGTCATTGATCGCGTAAGGAAGCTTGAAAACGTCATCGTTGTGGGGATTCACGTTTTTAATGCCGCCCAGGTGTTGGATTATAAACAGCTCGCAGCTAATACCAAAAATATTCTACGGCTCGCATGTGATATCATGGATCATAAAAATCTATCGCTTGAGTATATCGATATTGGCGGAGGACTGGGAATACCGTATGCCGAAGGCGAGAAAGAACTTGACGTCATAGCATTGGGGCGAGAGTTTAGCGATCTGCATAAAGAAATTTCATCGCTGAGTACGGTGCGCTGGATCGTGGAACCCGGACGTTATCTTTCGGGCGAGTGCGGCGTGCTGTTGACAAATGTGGTAGATGTCAAAACCTCACGAGGCGTTAGATTTGTCATAACGGATGCAGGGATTAATAATTTTCTGCGCCCGGCTTTAATTCACCAGAATCACCCGGTGCGGGTTTCCAATAAATTTGACCATGAACCTGCAAACATATACCGTGTTGAAGGTCCATTGTGCACCAGCTTGGATTGTATAGGGATGGATGTAAAACTGCCCGATATTGAAGTAGGGGACACCATCGCGTTTTTTAACGCGGGCGCATATGGATTTTCGGAATCCATGCCGTACTTCCTCAGTCATCCGATTCCCGCAGAGGTAATGATTCGTGATCGCAAGGCAGTCCTCGTTCGGAGACGAATTGAACCCCAAGAATATATTGACCACTGTATAATTTAA